In one Steroidobacteraceae bacterium genomic region, the following are encoded:
- the pilQ gene encoding type IV pilus secretin PilQ codes for MSKRISVANLTPSLSQWLVAAFLLALFAAMPAPAADPTNKLESVDVQTLPGQQVQVTLHLAAAAPEPLTFTIDNPARISMDLADTALALPSRRIDVSSAGVDSILAAEAAGRTRLVLNLDHMMNYKTVVNGNDIVMTIGTSVQDGGGSAAGVSTAQSSGGRVAAPSGPRAIKSIDFRRGTGGAGRVVVNLTDPRTPINLRQLGNQVVLDFAGAEVASSLVRRYDAMDFATPVSGFDVMRVGSDARIVINATGDYEQLAYQSDDQYVVEIQPARKADLRDEDKPQYTGERLTLNFQDIETRAVLQLLADTSGQNIVVSDSVSGSVTLRLQNVPWDQALDIVLRTKGLDKRKQDNVIIVAPADELATREKADLAAKKDIEELAPLRFEYLQVNYAKAQDLADLIKSQGGSLLSGRGNVAVDERTNTLLLQDTAEKLADIRRLVGNLDIPVRQVLIEARIVIVNDDFERELGVRAGVTAIHDNGSDGIIQTSGSLEATDVGLASALDNLQNNGGTSPYPIEIPTGAGATNRYNVNLPVSNPAGRLAFMVLGSDYVVDLELSAAESEGRGEIISSPRVITANQKEASIEQGVEIPYQESASSGATTISFKKAVLSLKVTPQITPDNRIILDLNVKKDSVGQVVVASGGVNVPSIDTREITTQVLVNDGQTVVLGGILETERRDTSTKVPYLGDIPVLGRLFKTTQDTNNKDELLIFVTPKILREGVNVY; via the coding sequence GTGAGCAAACGAATCAGCGTCGCCAACCTTACACCGAGCCTCAGCCAGTGGCTCGTGGCCGCGTTTTTGCTGGCGCTTTTCGCAGCAATGCCGGCGCCCGCCGCGGATCCAACCAACAAACTGGAGTCCGTCGACGTGCAGACGCTGCCGGGCCAGCAGGTGCAGGTGACCTTGCATCTGGCCGCTGCCGCGCCCGAGCCGTTGACCTTCACCATCGACAACCCGGCGCGCATCTCCATGGATCTCGCCGATACCGCGCTGGCGTTGCCCTCGCGACGTATCGACGTGAGCTCCGCGGGCGTCGACAGCATACTCGCCGCCGAAGCGGCAGGCCGCACGCGCCTGGTGCTCAACCTCGATCACATGATGAATTACAAGACGGTCGTCAATGGCAATGACATCGTCATGACCATCGGCACGAGCGTGCAGGATGGTGGCGGTTCGGCCGCCGGCGTCAGCACCGCGCAGTCGTCGGGTGGACGCGTGGCGGCACCGAGTGGTCCGCGCGCCATCAAGAGCATCGATTTCCGTCGCGGCACCGGCGGCGCCGGCCGCGTGGTCGTCAACCTGACCGATCCGCGCACGCCGATCAACCTGCGTCAGCTCGGCAATCAGGTCGTACTCGACTTCGCCGGAGCGGAGGTCGCCTCGAGCCTCGTACGCCGCTACGACGCCATGGATTTCGCAACCCCCGTGAGCGGTTTCGATGTGATGCGCGTCGGCAGCGATGCGCGCATCGTCATCAACGCCACCGGCGATTACGAGCAACTTGCTTATCAATCCGACGATCAGTACGTCGTCGAGATCCAGCCCGCCCGCAAGGCTGATCTGCGTGACGAGGACAAGCCGCAATACACGGGCGAGCGGCTGACGCTCAACTTCCAGGACATCGAGACCCGCGCCGTGCTGCAGCTGCTCGCCGACACGAGCGGCCAGAACATCGTAGTGAGCGATTCGGTCTCCGGCAGCGTCACGCTGCGCCTGCAGAACGTTCCCTGGGACCAGGCGCTCGACATCGTGCTGCGCACCAAGGGTCTCGACAAGCGCAAGCAGGACAATGTCATCATCGTGGCGCCGGCCGACGAGCTCGCAACACGCGAGAAAGCCGACCTCGCCGCCAAGAAGGACATCGAGGAACTCGCGCCGCTGCGCTTCGAATACCTGCAGGTGAACTACGCCAAGGCGCAGGATCTCGCCGACCTCATCAAGTCGCAGGGTGGATCGCTCCTGTCGGGCCGCGGCAACGTGGCGGTCGATGAGCGCACCAATACGCTGCTGCTGCAGGATACGGCCGAGAAACTCGCCGATATACGCCGCCTGGTCGGCAACCTCGACATTCCGGTGCGACAGGTGCTCATCGAAGCGCGCATCGTCATCGTCAACGACGACTTCGAGCGTGAACTCGGCGTGCGCGCCGGCGTAACCGCGATCCATGACAATGGCTCGGATGGCATCATCCAGACCTCGGGCTCGCTGGAGGCAACCGACGTCGGCCTCGCCTCGGCACTCGACAACCTGCAGAACAATGGTGGCACCTCGCCCTATCCAATCGAAATTCCGACCGGTGCCGGCGCCACGAACCGCTACAACGTGAACCTGCCGGTCTCGAATCCGGCTGGACGACTCGCGTTCATGGTGCTCGGCTCCGACTACGTGGTCGACCTCGAGCTCTCGGCGGCCGAATCCGAGGGCCGTGGCGAAATCATTTCCTCGCCGCGCGTCATCACCGCGAACCAGAAAGAGGCGAGCATCGAGCAGGGTGTGGAGATTCCGTATCAGGAATCGGCGTCGAGCGGCGCCACCACGATCTCCTTCAAGAAGGCCGTGCTCTCGCTCAAGGTCACCCCGCAGATCACGCCGGACAACCGCATCATCCTCGACCTCAATGTCAAGAAAGACAGCGTCGGTCAGGTGGTCGTGGCTTCGGGCGGCGTGAACGTGCCTTCGATCGACACGCGCGAGATCACGACCCAGGTGCTGGTCAACGACGGCCAGACTGTTGTGCTCGGCGGCATTCTAGAAACCGAAAGGCGGGATACCTCGACGAAGGTACCCTACCTCGGCGACATCCCCGTGCTCGGTCGCCTGTTCAAGACCACGCAGGACACCAACAACAAGGACGAGTTGTTGATCTTCGTAACTCCGAAGATCCTGCGTGAAGGTGTCAACGTCTACTAA
- a CDS encoding pilus assembly protein PilP, whose product MFQSIHPKLAAAIVLTGALAALAGCSSRDSELDQFIATTKQSPGGRVEPLPEVKPYESFAYAVQFMRSPFVPGGSGGNSANQGLRPDSKRNREFLEQFSLDTLRMVGTLNLGGRNFGLVQTKDGLVHRVLPGNYMGQADGRVTQIQSSQISLVEIVPDGLGGYMERPASLALSN is encoded by the coding sequence ATGTTCCAGTCGATTCATCCAAAATTGGCCGCGGCGATCGTGCTGACTGGCGCGCTCGCGGCGCTGGCCGGTTGTTCCAGCCGCGACTCCGAGCTCGACCAGTTCATCGCCACGACCAAACAGTCGCCGGGTGGTCGCGTCGAGCCATTACCCGAGGTCAAGCCCTACGAGAGCTTTGCCTACGCGGTGCAATTCATGCGCTCGCCCTTCGTGCCCGGTGGTTCCGGTGGCAACAGCGCCAACCAGGGCCTGCGCCCGGATTCCAAGCGCAATCGCGAATTCCTCGAACAATTTTCGCTCGACACATTGCGGATGGTCGGCACGCTCAACCTGGGCGGCCGCAACTTCGGCCTGGTGCAGACCAAGGACGGCCTCGTGCATCGCGTATTGCCGGGCAATTACATGGGACAGGCCGATGGCCGTGTCACCCAGATCCAGTCATCGCAAATCAGTTTGGTAGAAATCGTGCCGGATGGGCTCGGTGGATACATGGAGCGACCCGCGTCGCTCGCTCTGAGCAACTAG